The window GATCAGGTCACCCCGGGCGCAGATCTCGAAGGTCCGGTTGTTGAGCAGGCCGAACCCGCCCGGACGCGGGCCGCTCATCGTCAACCCCAGCGCCGACAGCGTCGGCACCTCGTGCAGCGTGATCTCGGCACCCTGGCCCGGCGCGTTGGGACCCACCTCCTGGCCCACGCCCGCCTGCCGGCGCCCGTCGGCGATCAGCGCCACCCCCAGCACCAGATCCTGGTCGACGGGACCGCGGCCGTTGCCGATGTCGGAGGCGATGTCGCCGGCGATGACCGCGCCCTGCGAGAACCCGACCAGCACATAGCTGGTCAGCGGGCAGCGGTTGTTCATGTCGGCGATCGCGGCGATCGCGGCGCGGGTGCCCTCTTCGCGGCTGTCGTTGTACGACATCTGCTGATCCGCCGACAGCGGGTTACGGAACTGCGCGGTGTAGGGCACGGTGAACACTTCGAGCCGGTCGGTGCCGAACTGCGCGCGGATCGGGTTGGTGACGTTGAGCAGCAGCGCCGCCGGGAACTGCACCGGGTTGAACGGATCGAGCTGGCGCGACGACTCCCAGGTACCGGGAATCGACACCAGCTGCACGTCGGGGCAGCTGGCGTCCTGGAACTCCGGACGCGGCTTGGATGTCGGCGGAACCGCGCCGGGCGGCACCGCGGACGGCGGCACCGCGGTCGGCGGCGTGTCCGGCCTGCGCAGCACGACGATGACGATCGCCACGATCAGCACCACGACAAGGCCCACCGCTCCCGCTGCGAACAGCGCGAGGATGCGGTGGCGTTTCCGCCGGTTGGTCTTCGCCATGGGTGTGTGGGGCTCCTGCTAACAGAGTCGGTCGGTCGCGATCCGAATGTAGTCGGCGGTGGTCGAATGGGCCGCATCCGGTGACGGCAGCTCCGCCCGGATCTCGGCGGCGGCGTCGGCGTCCCTGATGTCGTTACGCACCAGGGGCTCGACGAAGTCCCACACCGCCTGGTCGGTCTGCCCGGCCGGTCCGCACCTGACACACGTACGAGCCGATGCTCAGCGCAGACAGCTCACTGGACGGTTCGACCCCGGCCTCGGCCAGCGCGTCCAGGTAGGACTGCTGATGCGGGCTCACGATCAGCGCGTTGGACCTGGCGCCCGGACTGCCCGGCCCGGGGAGCGCCGACGTGGACATGCCGTGCGGCGATGCGGTCTCCACCTCGGGCTCCATGCCGGCGATCATGTCGGCCGAACACCCGGTCAGCCATGCCGCGGGGAGGGCGACGAGCGCTGACAGTCCTGCCACCGCCGATCGTGAGCCGAGTTGCACGACTCCAAGGTACCGGGCGGGCCCGCGAGGACCCGTCAGCGAATGGTCGCGACGAGTTCGCCGGTCATCGCGGCCAGCTGACCGCTCCACGAACCCCAGTCGTGATTACCCGAGGTCGGGAAGTCGAAGTGGCCGTTGCTGCCCCCGACCGCGCGATAGTGCTGGTAGAACGTGCGGTTGCTGCCCTGGGCCTGGTCGCAGTAGCCGATCATCGCGGGCACGTCGGTGCAGGTGGTGGCCGTCGGGCTGTAGATCCACAGCCGGGTGTTGTTGTTGGCCAGCAGCTGCGAGTGCACGTCGGGGTCGTGCCACTTCCAGCGTCCGAGCTGTGGCAATCCCCA is drawn from Mycolicibacterium gilvum and contains these coding sequences:
- the culp6 gene encoding carboxylesterase Culp6 encodes the protein MAKTNRRKRHRILALFAAGAVGLVVVLIVAIVIVVLRRPDTPPTAVPPSAVPPGAVPPTSKPRPEFQDASCPDVQLVSIPGTWESSRQLDPFNPVQFPAALLLNVTNPIRAQFGTDRLEVFTVPYTAQFRNPLSADQQMSYNDSREEGTRAAIAAIADMNNRCPLTSYVLVGFSQGAVIAGDIASDIGNGRGPVDQDLVLGVALIADGRRQAGVGQEVGPNAPGQGAEITLHEVPTLSALGLTMSGPRPGGFGLLNNRTFEICARGDLICAAPESAFNITQLPQTLQVLSGGAGQPVHAMYATPDFWNLDGLSATGWTLNWAQGLISGAPEPKHG